One Thomasclavelia spiroformis DSM 1552 DNA window includes the following coding sequences:
- a CDS encoding MerR family transcriptional regulator produces the protein MKEKLLTCGTFAKICGIEKHVLFHYDEIDLFKPIYVNEKGYRYYSYHQYDTFKVIMALKKLGMSLKDIKTYLDKRNPQLFLELLNQQEHKLIEYINELQQIHEMLKNFKTLTSDALNANYNEIKIEYLDETKLLLSANSENSSSKDFSNFMNEYTSFIENNHIITGEFVGVMIEIDNIYNNQIYNYSYLFTTSNNITKHTFIKKAGHYLCGYHHGSYDKLYDSYLRMLDYAKEHNIKLGKFAYEEYILFDVCEASKDNYLTRITMEIDE, from the coding sequence ATGAAAGAAAAATTATTAACTTGTGGAACATTTGCTAAAATATGTGGCATTGAAAAACATGTTCTTTTTCATTATGATGAAATTGATTTATTTAAACCAATTTATGTTAACGAAAAAGGTTATCGTTATTATTCTTATCATCAATATGACACTTTTAAAGTAATTATGGCCCTAAAAAAACTAGGAATGTCATTAAAAGATATTAAAACATATTTAGATAAAAGAAATCCGCAATTATTTTTAGAATTATTAAATCAACAAGAACATAAATTAATTGAATATATCAATGAACTACAACAAATTCATGAAATGTTAAAAAATTTCAAAACACTTACTAGCGATGCTTTAAATGCTAACTATAATGAAATAAAAATCGAATACTTAGATGAAACAAAATTATTACTATCTGCCAACTCAGAAAATTCATCTTCTAAAGATTTTTCTAACTTTATGAATGAATACACATCATTTATCGAAAACAATCATATCATTACAGGTGAATTTGTCGGAGTGATGATAGAAATTGATAATATTTATAATAATCAGATTTATAACTATTCTTACTTATTTACTACTTCTAATAATATTACTAAACATACATTTATAAAAAAAGCTGGTCATTATTTATGTGGTTATCATCATGGTAGTTATGATAAATTATATGATTCATATCTTCGTATGCTAGATTACGCTAAAGAACATAATATTAAATTAGGTAAGTTTGCATATGAAGAATATATTCTTTTTGATGTTTGTGAAGCATCAAAAGATAATTATCTTACTCGTATCACCATGGAAATTGATGAAT
- a CDS encoding ABC transporter ATP-binding protein, which translates to MKLILRYLKRYKLLFFFNVLSVFGFILVELGIPTIVATMIDTGVANKDVNFIYMMGGCIALVSFIGVGGTIALGYCCAKISTAITHDIRNDIFIKAQQFTASEFNKIGISSMITRTNNDAFQIQQFVNVLLRTALMTPIMFIFSFIMTARASLPLSYIIAATIPLIILGVVFVAKVTKPISENQQKSLDDLNRISRENLSGIRVIRAFNNDDYEQKRFNKTNDAFTTFSKKLFKIMSMTQPIFFMLMNIAGLSIYWVASHLISTGSLEIGQLVAFMDYLFHAMFSIMLFCTVFMMYPRAEVSAKRIEAVFNLDPLVKNTIQDNVVDDETTIEFDHVTFVYPDGEEPVLSDVTFKAKKGEMVAFIGSTGSGKSTLVNLIPRFYDVTSGSIKINNQDIRNYDLLKLRDMLGVIPQKAILFSGSIAENIRFGKKDATMEEIEHAAKIAQAYSFIMEKEHGFDEEISEGATNVSGGQKQRLSIARALVRKAPIYIFDDSFSALDFKTDATLRHELKKELKDSIMLVIAQRISSIMEADQIIVLNEGKVVGHGKHHQLLKECSIYREIAISQLSEEELGYEKEA; encoded by the coding sequence ATGAAATTAATATTAAGATATTTAAAGAGATATAAATTATTATTCTTTTTTAATGTATTATCTGTATTTGGATTTATTTTAGTAGAATTAGGAATTCCAACGATTGTAGCGACCATGATTGATACAGGTGTTGCTAATAAAGATGTAAATTTTATTTATATGATGGGAGGCTGCATAGCTTTAGTTTCATTTATTGGAGTTGGAGGAACAATTGCCCTAGGATACTGCTGTGCTAAAATTTCTACAGCGATAACTCATGATATTCGAAATGATATTTTTATAAAAGCTCAACAGTTTACTGCAAGTGAATTTAATAAAATTGGAATATCTTCAATGATTACAAGAACTAATAATGATGCTTTTCAAATACAACAATTTGTTAATGTATTGCTAAGAACTGCGTTAATGACACCAATTATGTTTATTTTTAGTTTTATTATGACAGCAAGAGCTTCGCTTCCATTATCATATATTATTGCTGCAACGATTCCATTAATTATTTTAGGGGTTGTTTTTGTTGCTAAAGTAACGAAACCAATATCTGAAAATCAGCAGAAATCGTTAGATGATCTAAATCGAATTTCAAGAGAAAATCTAAGTGGGATTAGAGTTATTAGGGCATTTAATAATGATGATTATGAACAAAAACGTTTTAATAAAACAAATGATGCGTTTACTACTTTTTCTAAGAAATTGTTTAAAATTATGTCAATGACACAACCAATATTTTTTATGTTGATGAATATTGCTGGTTTATCAATCTATTGGGTAGCATCTCATTTAATTTCGACTGGTTCTTTAGAGATTGGACAATTAGTGGCTTTTATGGATTATTTATTTCATGCGATGTTTTCAATCATGTTATTTTGTACCGTATTTATGATGTACCCTCGAGCTGAAGTATCTGCAAAAAGAATTGAAGCAGTTTTCAATTTAGATCCATTAGTAAAAAATACGATTCAAGATAATGTTGTGGATGATGAAACTACAATTGAATTTGACCATGTGACTTTTGTGTATCCAGATGGAGAGGAACCTGTTTTATCAGATGTTACATTTAAGGCTAAAAAAGGTGAAATGGTTGCATTTATTGGTAGTACTGGTTCTGGAAAAAGTACCTTGGTTAATCTTATTCCAAGATTTTATGATGTAACAAGTGGAAGCATAAAGATAAATAATCAAGATATTCGAAATTATGATCTTTTAAAATTACGTGATATGTTAGGAGTAATTCCTCAAAAAGCTATTTTGTTTAGTGGTAGTATCGCAGAAAATATTAGATTTGGGAAAAAAGATGCAACTATGGAAGAAATTGAACATGCAGCTAAAATTGCTCAAGCATATTCGTTTATTATGGAAAAAGAACATGGTTTTGATGAAGAAATTAGTGAGGGAGCAACAAATGTATCAGGTGGACAAAAACAACGTTTAAGTATTGCTAGAGCATTAGTACGTAAAGCTCCAATTTATATTTTTGATGATTCCTTTTCAGCTTTGGATTTTAAAACTGATGCAACTTTAAGACATGAGTTAAAAAAGGAATTAAAGGATTCAATCATGTTAGTAATTGCGCAAAGAATATCTAGTATTATGGAAGCAGATCAAATTATTGTATTAAATGAAGGAAAAGTAGTGGGACATGGAAAACATCATCAATTGTTAAAAGAATGTAGTATTTATCGTGAAATTGCAATTTCTCAATTAAGTGAAGAGGAGTTAGGTTATGAAAAAGAAGCGTAA
- a CDS encoding dUTP diphosphatase, whose amino-acid sequence MQTIAKFLKISKEQFINDFKNTLDNYDESQIENIYETIKLPKRATIGSAGYDFYTPINFTLKPQETINIPTGIRVKINEGWFLAIFPRSGLGFKYRLQLNNTVGIIDSDYFNSDNEGHIFIKITNDSNENKTVELNAGQGFAQGIFMPFGLVEDDDTTDQRNGGFGSTNK is encoded by the coding sequence ATGCAAACAATAGCAAAATTTCTAAAAATATCAAAAGAACAATTTATTAACGACTTTAAAAATACTCTTGATAATTATGATGAATCTCAAATTGAAAACATATATGAAACAATCAAGCTTCCTAAAAGAGCAACTATTGGTTCTGCTGGATATGATTTTTATACTCCAATTAATTTTACATTAAAACCTCAAGAAACCATCAATATTCCTACTGGAATTAGAGTTAAAATTAATGAAGGATGGTTTTTAGCTATTTTTCCAAGAAGTGGATTAGGATTTAAATATCGTCTTCAATTAAATAATACTGTAGGGATAATTGATAGTGACTATTTTAATAGTGATAATGAAGGCCATATTTTTATTAAAATTACAAATGATAGTAATGAAAATAAAACTGTAGAATTAAATGCTGGACAAGGTTTTGCTCAAGGTATATTCATGCCTTTTGGTCTTGTTGAAGATGATGATACAACTGATCAACGTAATGGTGGTTTTGGTTCTACAAACAAATAA
- a CDS encoding putative immunity protein gives MYQDVEIRLKKKNKILFSFDSACLQELIALMEIQNKRVLVLWAFECVLKPLEIFEQQYPNELRPRNAYDMCQQWASGMIKMPIAKKAILDCHRVCKEIDDIYYISLCHAIGQGLSTVHARKHAMGLAFYELSAIVYKNRDNYQEEVNNKIKYYLDRLFYYQDNIDKIERKWAQFLLK, from the coding sequence ATGTATCAGGATGTAGAAATAAGATTAAAAAAGAAAAATAAAATATTGTTTTCTTTTGATAGTGCATGTTTACAAGAATTGATTGCTTTGATGGAAATCCAAAATAAAAGAGTATTAGTTTTATGGGCGTTTGAATGTGTTTTAAAGCCATTAGAAATTTTTGAACAACAGTATCCAAATGAACTTAGACCAAGAAATGCATATGATATGTGCCAACAATGGGCTAGTGGAATGATAAAAATGCCAATAGCTAAAAAAGCAATTTTAGATTGTCATCGTGTATGTAAAGAAATAGATGATATATATTATATTTCTTTATGTCATGCTATTGGACAAGGATTATCTACAGTTCATGCAAGAAAACATGCAATGGGACTAGCTTTTTATGAATTAAGTGCAATTGTTTATAAAAATCGTGACAATTATCAAGAAGAAGTCAATAATAAGATTAAGTATTATTTAGATAGATTGTTTTATTATCAAGATAATATAGATAAGATAGAACGAAAATGGGCACAATTTTTGCTAAAATAA
- a CDS encoding ABC transporter ATP-binding protein gives MKKKRNLKKTVSGLMPFIKPYKWNFVIAILMILVFNITIVLAPTFEGMITTQLASDIAKSSGLSNININFNAVLKIIILLFIIYIFKTVSQMISVVFLTNGIQHSMEDLRNALQNKIRKLPVRYFDNHHFGDVLSRITNDVDAVSNALQQSFTQIISGILMVTLALTMMYIINPKMAIVGTMIIPLSLIITRIVVGKSQKLFKSQQDTLGKLNSTITEMYTGYNEILLYNQQDEAIDKFKEINKDLKTNAFKAQFVSSTIAPLNSLVTYLAIGTVAVIGTAEVITGTFLVGQLQAFIRYIWQINDPLSQISNLSAQIQAAFAALSRIVELLEEQEEIPEASPAKHIENVQGNVQFEHVQFGYYEENLMKDLNVNVKSGQMVAIVGPTGAGKTTIINLLLRFYDVKGGSIKIDGVDIRDLPREELRSMFGMVLQDTWLYSGSIYDNIRYGRLNARKDEIIQAAKMANVHHFIRTLPGGYDFHINEEANNISQGEKQLLTIARAILKNPQILILDEATSSVDTRLEKMLQDAMQKVMQGRTSFVIAHRLSTIKSADLILVINNGDIVEQGTHEELLAKKGEYEKLYNSQFAKN, from the coding sequence ATGAAAAAGAAGCGTAATTTGAAAAAGACAGTAAGTGGCTTAATGCCTTTTATCAAACCATATAAATGGAATTTTGTAATTGCAATTTTAATGATCCTGGTTTTTAATATTACGATTGTTCTTGCACCTACTTTTGAAGGAATGATTACAACTCAATTAGCTAGTGATATTGCTAAAAGTAGTGGTCTAAGTAATATAAATATTAATTTTAATGCAGTTTTAAAAATTATTATTTTATTATTTATAATTTATATTTTTAAAACAGTATCTCAGATGATATCGGTAGTCTTTCTTACAAATGGGATCCAACATTCAATGGAAGATTTACGTAATGCTTTGCAAAATAAAATTCGTAAATTACCAGTAAGATATTTTGATAATCATCATTTTGGAGATGTATTGAGTAGAATAACTAATGATGTTGATGCTGTATCTAATGCTTTGCAACAAAGTTTTACCCAAATTATAAGCGGAATTTTAATGGTAACATTAGCACTTACAATGATGTATATTATTAATCCTAAAATGGCAATTGTAGGAACAATGATTATTCCACTATCTTTAATAATTACAAGAATTGTTGTAGGAAAAAGTCAAAAGTTATTTAAAAGTCAACAAGATACGTTAGGTAAACTTAATAGTACAATTACAGAAATGTATACAGGTTATAATGAAATTCTTTTATATAATCAACAAGATGAAGCTATTGATAAATTTAAAGAAATAAATAAAGATTTAAAAACTAATGCTTTTAAAGCACAGTTTGTTTCATCAACAATAGCACCTTTAAATTCGCTTGTAACTTATTTAGCGATTGGAACAGTTGCAGTAATTGGAACAGCCGAAGTAATTACTGGAACATTTTTAGTTGGACAATTACAAGCATTTATTCGCTATATTTGGCAAATTAATGATCCATTATCACAAATATCTAATTTATCAGCTCAAATCCAAGCAGCTTTTGCAGCATTAAGTAGAATTGTCGAATTATTGGAAGAACAAGAAGAAATACCTGAAGCTTCACCTGCAAAACATATTGAAAATGTTCAAGGTAATGTTCAATTTGAACATGTACAATTTGGTTATTATGAAGAGAATTTAATGAAAGATTTAAATGTTAATGTAAAAAGTGGTCAAATGGTAGCAATCGTAGGACCAACCGGTGCTGGGAAAACAACTATTATTAATTTATTATTACGTTTTTATGATGTTAAAGGCGGTAGTATTAAAATTGATGGTGTTGATATTCGTGATTTACCAAGAGAAGAATTACGTTCGATGTTTGGGATGGTATTACAAGATACGTGGTTATATTCTGGTAGTATTTATGATAACATTCGTTATGGGCGTTTAAATGCTCGTAAAGATGAAATAATTCAAGCTGCAAAAATGGCTAATGTTCATCATTTTATCAGAACATTACCAGGAGGTTATGATTTTCATATTAATGAAGAAGCTAATAATATTTCTCAGGGTGAAAAACAGTTATTGACTATTGCTAGAGCTATATTAAAAAATCCACAAATTTTAATTCTTGATGAAGCAACATCATCAGTCGATACAAGATTAGAAAAAATGCTTCAAGATGCGATGCAAAAAGTAATGCAAGGAAGAACTAGTTTTGTTATTGCCCATCGTCTATCGACGATTAAAAGTGCGGATTTAATTTTAGTTATTAATAATGGTGATATTGTGGAACAAGGAACACATGAAGAATTATTAGCTAAAAAAGGTGAATATGAAAAGTTATATAATTCACAATTTGCTAAAAATTAA